The DNA region TGCCTCCCTGCAACTTTACCCCCTGCAGAAACCGGGCATCCCCGCCCATAAAGATGTCTTGATCAAGAAGGAAAAAATTAAATGGCGCGATGGGAATTTGGTTATGTTGGCCTTCTCTCGGCCAGGAAATATTAAGTCGTGCAGCAACCGGAGTTTTCCGTGCGGCTACACGTGCAGAAAACTGATCGGCATTGCCTTGAACAACTATATATCCGTTTTTACTGCCTTCTCCAGTCCAGGAAATGCTAACTTTATTGTTGCCTAATCCCTTAAGGTTTCCTTTAATGAAAATGCTGTCGGTTTGTCCTTTTGCTATGAGGCTCCCCAGCATCAAGCCAGCTACCGCTAAAAAAGATTTCATGTGTATATCATTTAGGTTCGGAATATAAAACCAAAGGCCGGATCAACCGGCCTTTGTATTATTTTGCGGCGAGCGTTTTTTCCAGTAATTGTTTCAGTTCAGGTTTAGACGGTCTCGGGGAATCGATGGTTACGATCTTTCCATTACGATCAAATACCATAAAACGTGGTATACCCGTAATTTTATAATACTTGGCAAGATCGCCCCAGCCGGTTGCAAACAACTGCAGGCCACCCAGGTTCTCATCTTTGATCATCTTTAACCACTTATCTTTATCTTTTGCTTCATCCACAGAAATGCTGACTACCTGTACATCGGTACCTTTCATTTCTTCCTCCAGCTTTTTCAGATGAGGGATCTCGGCCTTACATGGGCCGCACCAGGTTGCCCATACATCAACCAATACCACTTTTCCTTTCAGGTCTGCCATTGTTACGGTCTTTCCGTTTTTATCAGGATAAGAAAAGGCAAAAGCAGGATCGCCTGGCTTTAATGAGGCTAGAGGGGCCAGCAAATCGCGGCTTTTTTGCTGCTGACTTTTAGTCAGCAAGTATTTACCATAGGCAGCTGTCAGCGCCTGGTACTCATCATAACTTTTCATACGCGCGCCGTTTTCCAAAACGAAATCGCCTTTTAAGGTATCATTAGGAATAAAGCTCAGGTCGTTCTTCAGGCCTTCAAGCCCCTGCGTATACTTCATATTTTGTTGCCTCATGTTTACGCTGATCAAACCACCCAGTGTACGTGAACCCCAAGGCTGACGGTACACTGCCGCAGCGCTTTTAGCAAAATCCTGTGTCTTTAACGTAGCATAATAAGGACTATACTCTTCAACCGAAGGATGCGCCGAACGCGGGGTATTCAGGAAATTGGTAGCATAGCTGGCCAGATCCCATGCCATGTTTTCCTTCATCAGTTTATCGAACTTTGCATTGCCTGTTACCTTGCCGTTAAGGAAAGTTTTAGCTTTTCCAGTGATTTCCTCCAACTGAGGGAAGAAGTCAACAAAAGTGCTTTGGTTTTTCATGAAATTGATGGCTTTCTGCTCTAATGGATTTGTAAAATCGTGCCATTCGGTCATCAGCACATTCTCTTTTGAATTCTGCTTTCCATCGAGTGCATAAGTCAGTTCCGAAATGGTCAGCGAAAGTTTATCGCCTCCCTTAAAGTAAAACTTATAGTTGTCGTTAGGACTGCCCACAGTGCCTGTCCCTACGACATAAAAACCTTCATATTCCGGGTAAAAAAGAAAGCCAAAGCGTCCTTTTTCTTCAGGGGTTGACACGGCAATTTCAACGGGGCGCCCTTCTACTACTTTAAAAAGTTTTACAGGGCTCTTTCTCTCCTTGTTCAGCTGCCCGCTGATCTCTACCGGCAATTGCGCCTGGGTTTGAAGTGCGGCCATGCTTATGAATAAGGCCGCGCTAAACAGTTTTTTAATCATGTTAGTTAGTTTATGTGTGTTGATTGTTTAAAGCCAGGTGTTATCGGACACCTGGCTTCGTCTATTATCGTTCCCTGTAGGTTAGGCTTTGTACTTTCCCGAACCCACTGAAAGATTTATATAATTGCAAATCGGCGTTTAAAGGAGGGACAGTAAAAAGTTCCATCTTACCATTTATTCCTTCAGGTAAAGCCGGATCGTAACTGCAGACAATAAGTTTATTCCCTTCCGGATATTTTGTTGTAGACCGGAATACATGGAATTTAATTAATGATACCCTATTTGTTCCCTTGTCTACAACCAGCTTGGTTGTCTTAAGGAAGATGTCATATTCATATACTTTTGACCCTACATTATAGAAAACATAAGCCAGGTCAGGACTAATCGCATATTGTTCTGCCTTATCAAAATCTGTTGCCAGAATTTCTGCATAATAAGACTGTTCATTGCTGGAAATGTTAAACCTTGCCAAAAATCTCTTTGTTCCTGTTGGCTGTTTTAAAATGGCAAACACTTCGGTACCATTAAAACGGACAAACTCCATATAAAGCAAATCCATACCGGTACTGAAGCTAAATAGTTTTTTATCCGCAGCAGGCTCAGGCAGCGTTGTACAGGAAGCTGCTGTACCACTGTGCTTCACAAACCTTCGGTTATCCGAATCATAAAGGATTAATGGTAATACAGGGCTGGTTTCATCCGAACCAAGAAACGGAGCAGCTGTAAAGCCTTTTTTCTCTGCATCGATATAATTAATTGGGGTAGCGTAATACACATTTACCGGTCTATCATAGAGATATACATTCCCCTTACCCAGCATATACGCACTGGAATTATTTCTAGCTTTCATTGCCTGAGCATAAAAACCAACAGGTATCTCACCAAACATCTCATAGCTAAGGTCCATCGTTTTGGTCCATTTATAAGTATTTGGATCTATTTTAGTAGTGCCCTGATCGGTTCCAAGATATAAGCCGTAAGAGATTGCATCAGGGCCGATCAGCAAGCCAGTAGGATAAGTATAAGCCATTACAGGTTTGCCTTTTAACGTGAGCCCGGACTCTGTAACTTTTAGCAGGTCTATGATGTTTACGAAACTGCCATCTGATTTCCTGGATATTACATCCAGCCGCGCAGTCCCATTTACATCTGTCATCAGGAACCATCCTTCGTTGATTTCATTCTGCACCGTTAAAGTAAATTTCTTACGATATTTCACTCCGCTGGCTTTGTCGGTAACTCCATAATAAAATGTGTATGCCCTTGCAACCAAGGTCATTTTTACATTCAGGTTGCGGGTAGTGGCCAATACAAACATCTTATCACCTCCAAGCCCGTTCGGCCCTACATAGGCCCATTCATAACTATATTTTGTTGTATCTGCGCCATTATCAGCCGTAAACGACAGTATTGGTTTTATTGTAAACTGACTACCGTAAACCGCAGTGGTGTCGTTAACCCCACCAAATTGCTGCACCTCGTTAACTGATTTATAATCGTAATTGCCAAGGTCCTTTTTACAGGAATATGCTAGTATTATCGCCAGGGCGATCAGATAAGTATGTATTTTAGTAAACATAAATTTCATTTTTAATGGTTAATACTATTGAACTCCGGCGCCCATGATCATTTCGGTTCCGTCATCTTCATAGACAGTTTTGCCCGCAACTTTCTGATCGTTTAAATAACGCTGCATATATTTACCATATGCCCCTAGTATACCAAGTGAAGGGGAACCTACAAAAAAACTGGGTTCAACACTTAAGACATCTACCATCAGGAACAATTTTTTACGGCTGAATACGCCCAGATAAAAATCAAACCAGCCGGACGGCTTTTTCACAATATCATTGATATATACCTTGTAACTAACGTAACTGTACTTTTTACCCGTTGTTGCGTTTAATACCTTATCCTGCATAGCTGTAACAAAATTTTCGTTTGGTTGAAGATTTAAGATCAGGAGCGGCTCAGCAGTTTGCATATCGGAGGTACGATGTGTCTTTAACAATACTGTATCTTTTAACTTGTTTTTCTTTATGGTAAAAGTGGTCGGTAAAGCATCGTAGTGTTTTCCTGCAATTGCTGTCGATCTTGGATCTACAACCAAGTTGTAGGCTCTGTCATGATTGGCCATAGCTCCCGTTACTCCGATAATAATTTTTGCGACCGAATCAGTTGCTGTTGAATAAGCGAACGACAATACTGTTGAATCACTGATTACTTCTCCATTAAAATCGGGAAGCTTTGTTGCTGCATTAAAATAAATGTCAGGCTTTCCTTCGTAGGTAATTACATTGTTCTTTTTACAGGAGACACCTGCTATAAATAGAAACAACACACTTAAGCTATATAGAATATTTTTCATGTTTTCCTCCTTTTTATTGACGGTATTGAGTTTCAGATAAAGGTAAAGGCAATACATACTTGCTTGCGTTCATGGTTACATTTCCACTTGCAGCCGAGCCGTTAGGGATTGAAGTAATATTTCTTCTTTTGTAGTAATAAAACAGCTGCCCCTCACCAAAAAACTCCTTTTGATATTCCTTTTGTAATTCAGTGTTTAAATTTGCTGTAGCGGCAAGGCTCAACAGACCGCGGTTGTTCCGAACAGTATTTAAATAACCAATTGCGGTGGCGGCAACCGGTTCACATTCGGCAGCTATATAGAACATTTCACTGATCTTGATCATAGGAATACTGAAACGGAATGTTTTGGCCTTATCAATTACGTCAGCATACTTGTAAAAGGTTCTGTAAGTTTTACTTCCATTGCCCGGAACAGCCCATTGCGGGTTGTACCTGTAGTCATTTTCATTGGTCTCAAAGACCGTGGTCAACCGGCCTGCAACTGGGGCGAGTATATTTTTATCTTCCAGCTCAGGCGCAAAGTAGTTGTTATAATTGTTGTACAACTGAGAATTCTGAATACCCAGTATCATTTCCTGCGTATAAACCCTGTCTGGATTTGTTTTTTCACTTACCGCAGCAGCTAAGGTGATCCAGGGGAACTTGGCGGTATTTTGTATCAGAACTTTTGCTGCTTCAAGAGCCGCGGGTTTATTACCTCTGTACATATTAGCCCTGGCCTGAAGGGCTTTTACCGCGTAATAATTTAGCCTGTAATTCCGGTTACGCATAAAATTATTTTCTCCATCTATAAATGTTGGCATTACTCCGTTCGCAATGACAGGATCATTTTTTAACAAAGTTTCGGCCTTTGCCAGATCTGACAAAATCAATGACATGACCTGGTTAGCCGGCAGATATTTATTGGCCGAAGATTCCGCTTGTGTATAGTACGGTATAGATTCCTTAACAGAATCAGCCGAATTGTACATAGGCCCATATAAACGAAGCAGATCCAAATGCAACATTGCCCTGATGGCGATTGCTTCTCCCCTGTAAATAGAATCTGTACTGGCATCCAGCACACCCATATACTTGTTGAGGTTCGCCATAAATACGTTCGCATTTAAAATATTTACGTATGCGGCACTCCACATCGCGTCAATTTTGTCAACCGCCGGTTTCGTAGCATAATCGTACGTAGACAGGGTCAGTAATGTATGTGAACTGGGAACATTGTAGCGTTGTGCCAGAATATCTATCGTACTAAGGGTAAGGTTATCGCCATATAAACTGTTTTTGGCCAGGTTAATGTACAGCCCATTCAAAGCTGTATTGACCCCTTTCACTGTAGAAAAAGTATCCTCTTCAAGCACTTTGTCTTCCGGTTTTACATCCAGAAATTTTTTGCAGGATGCCAACATACCAAGGGCTACCAGCACCGCCATTATTCTTATATAATTTCTTTTCATGATTCGCTTCTTTTAAAATGATGCCCTTAAACTCATTGAAATTGTTTTTGCGAAAGGGTAGTCTACCCCGCGTTCTCTTAACACACTAGATACCTGAAAAATATCATTAGCAATTGCTGTTAATGTAACCGTACTTAGCCCGGCGCGCTTTAACCAGGCCTGCCTGTCGAAGGTATAACCCAGACTGATAGATTCACCTGTGATGTTGTTATTTCGCTGTACAAATCTCGAAGATTGTGGCGTTACGCTGGTCTGGGAAATGGCCTTGAAATAAGCAACATCTCCCGGATTTCTCCACCTGTCGTACAGGGCTCTTCTATCCTGGTTGTTTGCTACGGAAGCATAGGTAATGTTTTCAACCTTGTTATAAAGCGCGGTATTAAAAATATCACCACCAAACTGGTATCTTATGTTTACACCTGCATTAAAACCTTTGTAAGAAAAATACGTAGAAGCAACACCTTCAATTACAGGGTTAGTATTGCCTACAGCAGATAAGATGGCAGCGTTATAATCATACGTGTATTGCCCGTCGGGCCTCAGGAACATTTCTCGCCCTGTGCCCGGATCTATGCCCAGCGATTTTGCAGCCCAGATATCGTCAGGACTATATCCATCGTTGAACTGCAGCAACTTGGTAGTTATAGTTTGGTTTTGCTGGTTCTGGGTATTTAATCCGGCAAGGGCTGAGCCCAATCCACTGTATTTACTTTTATAACTGCTTCCGGTTATATTCAGATTCCACACAATACGATCTTCTAATTTATAAATAGGTGAATAACCAATCTTAATTTCGCCCCCCAGGGTATTCATAGTACCTACATTAAAAGGGAATGCGACCAACCCTGTGGAGGAGGCAAGATCTACCGCAACTACTAGTGGATTGGTGCGCTTGTTATAGACGTTTATATACCCTGTAAGACGATCTTTGAAGAATGAAAAATCTATACCACCGCTAATTTGTGTTGTTTTTTGCGGAGCAAGATCAGGGTTACCATAAGTGCTTAATGTTACACCCTGTCCAAACTGGTTATAATTGGTGTTGGAATTATAATCGTAAGTAGAGGTAGAAGAGATAGAGGCATAGTTTTGATTACCCGTGACACCAATATTTCCATATACCCTTAAACGGTTAAGCCAGTTACGGTTTTTCAGCAGAGCTTCATTGTGAAGGTTCCATCCTAGTCCTGCTGACCAATATGGCGAAAATTGCCGGTTACTGCCAAATGCGGTTGAACCATCGAGCCTGTAAGAAGCATCCAAAAGAAACCGCTGATCATAAGCATAGTTGGCAGATAAAGTAGCATTCACTGATCTCGACACACTTGAAGATGCAGTAGGAGCCCCATTAGCCTGGTAACTATAGGCAAAACGCGGATTACCTGTGGCCCCTTCCGGAAAACCTTCTGCGATCATTTGCAATGCCCGGAACTCTCTGTTGTTAATTTCTGCCCTTGCGTTGGCCGTGATAGAATGTTTTTCGGCAAACACC from Pedobacter africanus includes:
- a CDS encoding TlpA family protein disulfide reductase, translated to MIKKLFSAALFISMAALQTQAQLPVEISGQLNKERKSPVKLFKVVEGRPVEIAVSTPEEKGRFGFLFYPEYEGFYVVGTGTVGSPNDNYKFYFKGGDKLSLTISELTYALDGKQNSKENVLMTEWHDFTNPLEQKAINFMKNQSTFVDFFPQLEEITGKAKTFLNGKVTGNAKFDKLMKENMAWDLASYATNFLNTPRSAHPSVEEYSPYYATLKTQDFAKSAAAVYRQPWGSRTLGGLISVNMRQQNMKYTQGLEGLKNDLSFIPNDTLKGDFVLENGARMKSYDEYQALTAAYGKYLLTKSQQQKSRDLLAPLASLKPGDPAFAFSYPDKNGKTVTMADLKGKVVLVDVWATWCGPCKAEIPHLKKLEEEMKGTDVQVVSISVDEAKDKDKWLKMIKDENLGGLQLFATGWGDLAKYYKITGIPRFMVFDRNGKIVTIDSPRPSKPELKQLLEKTLAAK
- a CDS encoding PKD-like family lipoprotein, producing MFTKIHTYLIALAIILAYSCKKDLGNYDYKSVNEVQQFGGVNDTTAVYGSQFTIKPILSFTADNGADTTKYSYEWAYVGPNGLGGDKMFVLATTRNLNVKMTLVARAYTFYYGVTDKASGVKYRKKFTLTVQNEINEGWFLMTDVNGTARLDVISRKSDGSFVNIIDLLKVTESGLTLKGKPVMAYTYPTGLLIGPDAISYGLYLGTDQGTTKIDPNTYKWTKTMDLSYEMFGEIPVGFYAQAMKARNNSSAYMLGKGNVYLYDRPVNVYYATPINYIDAEKKGFTAAPFLGSDETSPVLPLILYDSDNRRFVKHSGTAASCTTLPEPAADKKLFSFSTGMDLLYMEFVRFNGTEVFAILKQPTGTKRFLARFNISSNEQSYYAEILATDFDKAEQYAISPDLAYVFYNVGSKVYEYDIFLKTTKLVVDKGTNRVSLIKFHVFRSTTKYPEGNKLIVCSYDPALPEGINGKMELFTVPPLNADLQLYKSFSGFGKVQSLTYRER
- a CDS encoding DUF4843 domain-containing protein, whose translation is MKNILYSLSVLFLFIAGVSCKKNNVITYEGKPDIYFNAATKLPDFNGEVISDSTVLSFAYSTATDSVAKIIIGVTGAMANHDRAYNLVVDPRSTAIAGKHYDALPTTFTIKKNKLKDTVLLKTHRTSDMQTAEPLLILNLQPNENFVTAMQDKVLNATTGKKYSYVSYKVYINDIVKKPSGWFDFYLGVFSRKKLFLMVDVLSVEPSFFVGSPSLGILGAYGKYMQRYLNDQKVAGKTVYEDDGTEMIMGAGVQ
- a CDS encoding RagB/SusD family nutrient uptake outer membrane protein, translated to MKRNYIRIMAVLVALGMLASCKKFLDVKPEDKVLEEDTFSTVKGVNTALNGLYINLAKNSLYGDNLTLSTIDILAQRYNVPSSHTLLTLSTYDYATKPAVDKIDAMWSAAYVNILNANVFMANLNKYMGVLDASTDSIYRGEAIAIRAMLHLDLLRLYGPMYNSADSVKESIPYYTQAESSANKYLPANQVMSLILSDLAKAETLLKNDPVIANGVMPTFIDGENNFMRNRNYRLNYYAVKALQARANMYRGNKPAALEAAKVLIQNTAKFPWITLAAAVSEKTNPDRVYTQEMILGIQNSQLYNNYNNYFAPELEDKNILAPVAGRLTTVFETNENDYRYNPQWAVPGNGSKTYRTFYKYADVIDKAKTFRFSIPMIKISEMFYIAAECEPVAATAIGYLNTVRNNRGLLSLAATANLNTELQKEYQKEFFGEGQLFYYYKRRNITSIPNGSAASGNVTMNASKYVLPLPLSETQYRQ